The Canis lupus baileyi chromosome 29, mCanLup2.hap1, whole genome shotgun sequence genome includes a region encoding these proteins:
- the UTF1 gene encoding undifferentiated embryonic cell transcription factor 1, with protein MLLRPRRPPPPALPAPASPDSPDPEPRTPPRRPASPGALAAPASPAPPAPPAPPAPPASPGLRGSPVSPGSAQRTPWSARETELLLGTLLQPAVWRALLLDRRQALPTYRRVSAALARQQVRRTPAQCRRRYKFLKDKLRDAHGQPPGPFDAQIRELMGLLGENGHPRGRRRSPGPGRPPRGRRPAPEPDVLPPPSARDPDAESAWRLRFSPTPPKSADAPRAPGSPPLLSAASAPGRHEDSAPFRAPGSPPPPSLDREDPESPPRRPEHHAPPQAAAPSLNTALLQTLGHLGDIVAILGPLRDQLLTLNQHVEQLRGSFDQTVSLAVGFILGSAAASERGVLADLRE; from the exons atGCTGCTCCGGCCgcgccggccgcccccgcccgccctccccgcgccgGCCTCGCCGGACAGCCCGGACCCCGAGCCGCGGACCCCGCCCCGACGGCCCGCCTCGCCCGGCGCGCTGGCGGCGCCCGcgtcccccgcgccccccgcgccccccgcgccccccgcgccccccgcgtcCCCCGGCCTCCGCGGCTCGCCCGTGTCCCCGGGCTCGGCGCAGCGCACGCCCTGGAGCGCCCGCGAGACGGAGCTGCTGCTGGGCACGCTCCTGCAGCCGGCCGTGTGGCGCGCGCTGCTGCTCGACCGCCGCCAGGCGCTGCCCACCTACCGCCGCGTGTCGGCCGCGCTGGCCCGCCAGCAGGTGCGCCGCACCCCCGCGCAGTGCCGCCGCCGCTACAAGTTCCTCAAGGACAAGCTCCGCGACGCGCACGGCCAGCCGCCCGGGCCCTTCGACGCGCAGATCCGCGAGCTCATGGGGCTGCTGGGCGAGAACGGGCacccccgcggccgccgccgctccCCGGGGCCCGGGCGCCCCCCGCGCGGACGTCGGCCGGCCCCCGAGCCAG aCGTTCTGCCGCCGCCCTCCGCCCGCGACCCCGACGCAGAGTCCGCCTGGAGGCTCAGGTTCAGCCCGACCCCGCCCAAGTCTGCAgacgcgccccgcgccccgggctccCCGCCGCTGCTCTCCGCCGCCTCCGCGCCCGGCCGCCACGAGGACAGCGCGCCGTTCCGCGCCCCgggctccccgccgccgccgtccCTGGACCGGGAGGACCCCGAGTCTCCGCCCCGGCGCCCCGAGCACCACGCGCCCCCGCAGGCCGCGGCCCCGTCGCTGAACACCGCCCTGCTGCagaccctggggcacctgggcgacATCGTGGCCATCCTGGGCCCCCTGCGCGACCAGCTGCTGACCCTGAACCAGCACGTGGAGCAGCTGCGCGGCTCCTTCGACCAGACGGTGTCCCTGGCCGTGGGCTTCATCTTGGGCAGCGCCGCGGCCTCGGAGCGAGGCGTCCTGGCCGACCTGCGGGAGTGA